The Lacerta agilis isolate rLacAgi1 chromosome 5, rLacAgi1.pri, whole genome shotgun sequence genome has a segment encoding these proteins:
- the LOC117046275 gene encoding guanylate cyclase 2G-like has protein sequence MFGFVGHTAKLEDSFVYDTYINLVTPLQMIGEVLYKTLQYFGWRYVGLFGSSSDVFTWAETEELWASVENQLKSNITITAKVRYNTKDQSLHQDKLNYIASVARIIVLICSSLDARSILLEAKKLGMTNGPYVFFVLQQFEDNFLKETWSNENSSVVDAYQPVLLIALRSYREYKTYSDFVKEVHSKLKEKQPSDSFFSSHREVSSYAAYLHDAVLLYALSIKEMLEGKKDFRDGKALVNNLKGYNKTPMYGITGPVNIDELGERNMDYSVYDLQEFGNSVHFIPVLNFDSDRKTISPTREIDYISWADGEIPKDKPLCGFHNEHCKTPVTSSALIVMIILLIISVSGAIGVAMYMKNHKGNLLNDTWWRINYEDIIILNDNKGNFCLSQASTPVSKETESFGSHLFMSNNDDSGPKNKQGKEVFYTTAGLYQGIVVALKFIDNQTEAWIRKPSVLQEVRVMRELRHENLVAFYGICPEAPNMCIVMHYCKKGSLKDVLMHSDIELDWIFKISFAYDIVNGMVFIHNSPLNSHGNLKPTNCLVDSRMQVKLCGFGLWELKYGRKSQVMAEESNYAELYWTAPELLRMAEYPLHGTQKGDVYSFAIIMRELIYNHEDGPFHDLSQNAEEIIKRIRDPNSSVPLRPSVSTQKCNERIIALLKACWDEYPERRPTFFNIKRALRDASPQGSHFGILDNMVNKLEKYANHLEEVVESRTTQLMAEKKKTEKLLSAMLPGFIGEQLVAGKSVEPESFDSVSIFFSDIVGFTKLCSLSSPLQVVNLLNDLYSLFDNIIKNYDVYKVETIGDAYMVASGLPIRNGKKHVEEIATMSLHFLNAIISFKIRHMPNEKLSLRIGIHTGPVVAGVVGITRPRYCLFGDTVNVASRMESTSLPLQIHVSMITANVLQMIGGYDLQERGTIRIKGKGQLRTFWLKGKVGFHLALPEFGSDVESGPKGNAEVDM, from the exons ATGTTTGGGTTTGTTGGCCATACAGCCAAGCTGGAAGATTCATTTGTTTATGACACTTATATCAATCTTGTCACCCCTCTGCAAATGATTGGGGAAGTCCTTTATAAAACTCTCCAGTATTTTGGGTGGAGGTACGTTGGCCTCTTTGGAAGCTCAAGTGATGTTTTCACTTGGGCTGAAACAGAGGAGTTGTGGGCTTCTGTAGAAAATCAACTCAAAAGCAACATCACCATCACTGCTAAGGTGAGATACAACACAAAAGATCAAAGCCTCCATCAAGACAAGCTCAACTATATAGCATCAGTTGCCAGAA TTATTGTTTTAATCTGCAGTTCTTTGGATGCAAGATCTATTTTGTTAGAGGCCAAGAAACTAGGTATGACAAATGGACCATACGTGTTCTTTGTGCTGCAGCAGTTTGAG GACAATTTTTTGAAAGAGACTTGGAGTAACGAGAACAGCAGCGTCGTAGATGCCTATCAGCCTGTGCTGCTCATAGCTCTCAGATCTTACAGAGAATACAAGACCTATTCTGATTTTGTGAAGGAGGTCCACAGCAAGCTGAAGGAGAAGCAGCCTTCGGACAGTTTCTTTTCTTCACACAGAGAG GTAAGTTCTTATGCTGCTTACCTACATGATGCTGTTTTGCTTTATGCGTTATCCATAAAAGAAATGTTAGAAGGGAAAAAGGACTTCCGTGATGGAAAGGCCCTTGTCAACAATTTGAAAGGTTACAACAAAACTCCAATGTATG gCATTACTGGCCCAGTCAACATTGACGAATTAGGTGAGAGGAACATGGATTACTCTGTGTATGATCTCCAGGAATTTGGCAACTCAGTTCATTTCATTCCAGTTCTTAACTTTGATAGTGACAGGAAAACAATCAg CCCAACCAGAGAGATTGACTATATCAGTTGGGCAGATGGAGAAATACCTAAGGACAAACCACTGTGTGGGTTTCACAATGAACACTGCAAAACTCCAGTTACCA GTTCAGCCCTGATTGTTATGATAATTCTGCTGATAATATCAGTATCGGGGGCCATTGGTGTGGCAATGTATATGAAGAACCACAAGGGAAACCTTCTAAATGATACGTGGTGGAGAATTAATTATGAGGACATCATCATTTTAAATGATAATAAG GGAAACTTCTGTCTGTCTCAAGCAAGCACACCAGTGTCCAAAGAAACAGAGAGCTTTGGCTCCCATTTGTTTATGTCTAATAATGATGATTCTGGACCGAAGAACAAGCAAGGGAAAGAAGTATTTTACACCACCGCAGGACTTTATCAG GGAATTGTTGTCGCTCTCAAATTCATTGATAATCAAACAGAAGCCTGGATCCGGAAACCATCAGTTCTCCAGGAGGTTCGGGTG ATGAGAGAATTGAGACATGAGAATCTGGTGGCCTTCTATGGGATATGTCCTGAAGCTCCAAACATGTGCATTGTGATGCATTACTGTAAGAAAGGTAGCCTAAAG GATGTTTTGATGCATTCTGATATTGAACTGGACTGGATATTCAAAATCTCCTTTGCCTATGACATAGTCAAC GGTATGGTGTTCATTCACAACAGCCCCCTGAATTCTCATGGAAACCTAAAGCCCACCAACTGCCTGGTAGACAGTCGCATGCAGGTGAAGCTGTGTGGCTTTGGGTTGTGGGAATTAAAATATGGAAGGAAATCTCAGGTAATGGCAGAAGAGAGCAATTATGCAG AGCTTTACTGGACAGCACCTGAATTGCTAAGAATGGCAGAATATCCATTACATGGCACCCAGAAGGGGGATGTGTACAGCTTTGCTATTATTATGAGAGAACTGATATACAATCATGAAGACGGTCCATTCCATGACCTAAGCCAGAATGCAGAAG AGATAATAAAAAGAATCCGGGACCCTAATTCTTCTGTTCCACTGCGCCCTTCTGTTTCAACACAGAAATGTAATGAAAGGATCATCGCACTTTTGAAGGCATGTTGGGATGAATATCCAGAGAGGAGGCCAACATTCTTCAACATCAAGAGAGCACTGAGAGATGCCAGTCCACAAGG AAGTCATTTCGGTATCTTGGACAACATGGTGAATAAACTGGAAAAATATGCAAATCATCTGGAGGAAGTGGTTGAGTCAAGGACAACTCAGCTgatggcagagaagaagaagacagaaaaGCTTTTATCAGCTATGCTACCTGG TTTCATTGGAGAACAACTTGTTGCTGGGAAATCAGTGGAACCCGAGAGCTTTGATTCAGTCTCCATCTTCTTCTCAGACATTGTTGGCTTCACCAAGCTATGCTCTCTCAGCTCTCCATTACAGGTTGTCAATCTCCTCAATGACCTGTACAGTCTGTTTGATAACATCATTAAAAACTACGATGTCTACAAG GTTGAAACTATCGGAGACGCCTATATGGTTGCTAGCGGCCTCCCCATTCGCAACGGGAAGAAACATGTTGAGGAAATTGCTACCATGTCTTTGCACTTTCTCAATGCAATCATTTCCTTCAAGATTAGGCACATGCCGAATGAGAAACTGAGCCTGCGTATTGGTATTCATACAG GCCCAGTTGTTGCAGGTGTGGTAGGGATCACACGGCCACGCTACTGTCTGTTTGGAGACACAGTGAATGTGGCTTCAAGGATGGAAAGTACCAGCTTAC ctctcCAAATCCATGTCTCTATGATCACAGCAAATGTTCTCCAAATGATTGGAGGTTATGATTTGCAGGAAAGAGGAACCATAAGAATAAAG GGCAAAGGACAGCTAAGAACGTTTTGGCTGAAAGGAAAGGTTGGATTCCATCTGGCCCTACCAGAGTTTGGCAGTGATGTAGAAAGCGGCCCAAAGGGAAATGCAGAGGTAGATATGTAG